A region of Pseudorasbora parva isolate DD20220531a chromosome 14, ASM2467924v1, whole genome shotgun sequence DNA encodes the following proteins:
- the dynlt2b gene encoding dynein light chain Tctex-type protein 2B, producing MDAGANAYLIRPNYKDKFKAGVAKDCIREILRDQLYGVQYNPEEVPTLSRSIADSIKNKLKDVGFDRYKLIVQVVVGEQRGEGVKMAARCFWDADTDSYAQDIYMNDSLFCVAAAFGVYYY from the exons ATGGATGCCGGTGCCAACGCGTATCTCATCAGACCGAATTATAAAGACAA GTTCAAGGCTGGGGTGGCGAAGGACTGCATCAGGGAGATCCTGAGGGATCAGCTGTATGGAGTGCAGTATAACCCAGAGGAGGTTCCCACATTATCCAGATCAATAGCGGACTCCATTAAAAACAAGCTGAAAG ATGTGGGCTTTGACAGATACAAGCTGATTGTGCAGGTGGTGGTAGGAGAGCAGCGTGGAGAGGGAGTCAA GATGGCTGCGCGCTGCTTCTGGGATGCAGACACAGACAGCTATGCTCAAGATATATATATGAAC GACAGCTTGTTCTGTGTGGCCGCTGCATTTGGTGTGTATTATTACTGA